Proteins encoded together in one Pantoea sp. CCBC3-3-1 window:
- the lolD gene encoding lipoprotein-releasing ABC transporter ATP-binding protein LolD yields the protein MSNPILLQCDNLCKRYQEGSVQTDVLRNVSFSVAPGEMMAIVGSSGSGKSTLMHLLGGLDTPTSGDVVFNGKSLNGMSSAAKAELRNRELGFIYQFHHLLPDFSALENVAMPLLIGKASKAEAEAKALELLNAVGLAKRAAHRPSELSGGERQRVAIARALVNNPRLVLADEPTGNLDARNADAIFDLLGELNVRQGTAFLVVTHDLHLAKRMKRQMEMRDGVLSEELTLAGMA from the coding sequence ATGAGTAACCCGATTTTGTTGCAGTGCGACAACCTGTGCAAACGCTATCAGGAAGGCAGCGTCCAGACTGATGTGCTGCGTAACGTCTCTTTCAGCGTGGCGCCAGGCGAAATGATGGCGATCGTCGGCAGCTCCGGCTCCGGCAAAAGTACCCTGATGCATCTGCTGGGCGGGCTGGATACGCCAACTTCCGGCGACGTGGTGTTTAACGGTAAATCGCTGAACGGCATGTCTTCGGCGGCCAAAGCCGAGCTGCGTAACCGCGAGCTGGGCTTTATCTATCAGTTCCACCATCTGCTGCCTGATTTCAGCGCGCTGGAAAACGTCGCGATGCCGTTACTGATTGGTAAAGCCAGCAAAGCAGAAGCCGAAGCAAAAGCGCTTGAGTTGCTCAATGCGGTCGGGCTGGCTAAGCGTGCCGCTCATCGCCCCTCCGAGCTGTCCGGCGGCGAGCGTCAGCGTGTGGCCATCGCTCGCGCGTTGGTCAACAACCCTCGCCTGGTATTGGCAGATGAACCGACCGGTAATCTGGATGCCCGCAATGCCGATGCGATTTTCGATCTGCTGGGCGAACTCAACGTTCGTCAGGGCACGGCGTTTCTGGTTGTCACGCACGATCTGCATCTGGCGAAGCGCATGAAGCGGCAGATGGAAATGCGCGACGGCGTGCTCAGTGAGGAACTGACGCTGGCAGGGATGGCGTAA